DNA from Campylobacter sp. RM5004:
ATATTTTAAGAGATAGCATTGTATTTGTTGGAAGTGATTCAAAAAGAATTCACAGATATTCATTCATAGCACAAAATGAAAACGAACAAAGAATAATAATTACTAAAAAATCAGCTCAAGAGCTTCAAAAATTATTAAATGAAGAAGTAAGAGTTTATAAAACAAATAATTATTTAATTATTGAAAATGATAATTTCAAATTCTTTACAAAATTAGTAACAATAGATTTCTTAAAATATGTAGAAGTAATGCCACATAAATTACCTACAAATGAAGTTGTTATTAAAACTGAAGAATTTTTAAATGAGATTAAGAAATTAAGCTCAGTTTGCACAAAATGTCAAATAGAATTTGAAACAGGAAAAATAACATTTAAAAACAATATTATAAGCGATGATATAAACGAAACTAACGCTACAAGCGAATTAGAAGCAAATATCGTTGTAGATGAAAAATTTGAAATAAATCTTACAAATAGACATATAATAGACTTTTTACATTTAAATGAGAATGAAGATTTTACATTCAAATTTTATTCATCATCAGCTCCTGTGATTTTAGAAAGTAAAAATTTCTTATCACTAATATCAGCAAATAAAAACTAAGGATATATAATGCAAGAAAATTATGCAGAAAGTAAAATTAAAGTATTAAAAGGACTAGAAGCCGTTAGAAAACGCCCAGGAATGTATATTGGCGATACTAATATCAATGGTCTTCATCATATGGTTTATGAAGTTGTGGATAACTCTATTGATGAAGCTATGGCTGGGTTTTGTAATACTATTGATATTGAAATTACAAAAGAAGGTTCTTGTATAGTTACTGATAATGGTCGTGGTATTCCTGTTGGACTTCATCCTACTGAAAATATTTCAACTTTAACCGTTGTTTTAACCGTTCTTCACGCTGGTGGAAAATTTGATAAAGATACTTATAAGGTTAGTGGTGGTTTGCACGGCGTTGGTGTATCGGTTGTAAATGCACTTTCAACTAAATTAATCGCAACAGTTAAAAGAGATGGAAATACTCATAGACAAGAGTTTTCTAAAGGTATTCCAGCAACAGAACTAGAAGTTATTAAAACAACAAATCGCACAGGAACTAGCATTGAGTTCTTCCCTGATCCTGAGATTTTTGAAGTTGTGGAATTTGATTATGATATTTTAGCTAAGAGATTTAGAGAATTAGCGTATTTAAATCCACAAATAACAATTAATTTTAAAGACCATAGAAGTGGCAAAAGCGAAACATATCACTATGATGGCGGTATTTCTCAATTTGTTAGTGATTTAAATAAAAAAGAAGCTCTAACAAATGTAATTGCATTTAGTGATGAGGCTGAAGATGTTATTGTAGATATTGCTTTAATGTATAATGAAACTTATAGTGAAACATTATTTTCATTCGTAAATAACATTAAAACTGCAGATGGTGGAACACACGAAGCAGGCTTTAGAATGGGACTTACTAAAGTTATTACAAATTATATTGAAGCAAACGCAGCAGCAAGAGAAAAAGATATAAAAATAACAGGCGAAGATACTAAAGAAGGTCTTATTGCTATTGTTAGTGTAAAAGTTCCAGAACCACAATTTGAAGGACAAACTAAAGGAAAATTAGGAAGTTCTTATGTTCGTGGTATAGTAAATAAGATTACAAATGATGCTTTAACTAAGTTTTTTGAAGAAAATCCAAACGATGCTCGTGCTATTATGAATAAAGCTTTAATGGCTGCAAGAGGTCGTGAAGCTGCAAAAAAAGCTAGAGAATTAACTCGTAAAAAAGAAAGTATAAGTGTAGGAACACTGCCTGGAAAATTAGCTGATTGTTCTTCAAAAGACCCTGAAATTAGAGAAATTTATTTAGTTGAGGGAGATAGTGCGGGTGGTTCTGCAAAACAAGGAAGAAATAGAGAATTCCAAGCGATACTTCCACTAAAAGGTAAAATCCTAAACGTAGAAAAATCACATTTAGATAAAATTTTAAAATCAGATGAAATCAAAAATATGATTACAGCGTTTGGATGTGGAATAGGTGAAGATTTTGATATAGAAAAATTAAGATATCATAAAATTATCATTATGACGGATGCTGATGTTGATGGTTCGCATATTCAGACTTTAATTCTTACATTTTTCTTTAGATTTATGAAAGAATTAATTGAAAGAGGTCATGTATATTTAGCTCAGCCACCATTATTCCGCTACCAAAAAGGTCAAAGAAAAGAAATATATTTAAAAGATGAAAAAGCATTAAATGATTATTTGATTGAAACAGGAATTGAAAATTATGAGTTTAGTGGAATTGGAACGAATGATTTAAAAGATTTCTTGAAAATAGTAGCTGCTTATAGAAGTATTTTAAATGAACTTAAAAAGCGTTTTAACGTTATTGAATTAGTTAGATATTATGTAGAAAATCCTGATATTTTAGCGTTAAATATAAGTGAAATTTATGAAAAATCAAAGCAATTTTTAGAAGAAAAAGGCTTTAATATACTAAATCACTATTTAAGCGAAGAAGAAGTAAGAATTTATGTTCAAACTCAAAGTGGTTTAGAAGAAATAGTAGTTAATAATGATTTATTTTATAATCCTTATTTTGAAGAAGCTAGTTATATTTACAAAAAAATTGAAGAAAGAAATATATTTACAGATAAAGATTTCTTAGATGTTTTAAATGATGTTGAAAAGAATGCTAAGAAAAATACAAATATTCAACGCTATAAAGGTCTAGGAGAGATGAACCCTGAGCAATTATGGGAAACTACAATGGACCCTGAAAATAGAAGATTAATACAAATTGGGGTTGAAGACTTTGATAGAGCTAGTGGAGTATTTAATTTATTTATGGGTGATGAAGTTGAGCCTCGCCGTGAATATATACAAGCTCACGCTAAAGATGTAAAACACTTAGATATATGATAATTAGTAAAAAAATTGAAAGAAAAAATAGGCAAAATGCAGCTATTAAGCTCATTATGCCTTTATTATTATTAGTTTTTGCTTTTGTTTATTTACCAGAATTTGATGATACTAATTTTAAACCATTAGATATATTAATGGTTTTATGCTTTATATTTTTATATTTTTATTATTTTGTTTTTGTAATTTATAAATCAGTCAAACACAATGTAATTGATGAAAAAACAGGGACATTATTACAAAGTGAATTTGTAAAGTATTTAAATAATGATGATTTTGTTATATTTTTTACTATTTCAAATATAAATGAATTAAAACTTAGACTTGGATTTGATAAAAGTGATAAATTACTTAAAAAATTAATTGATAAGTTTTATGCTTGGGATGAAAATTTAATAATAGGTAGAATTACAACTGCTGATTTTATGATTTTAAGTAATGCAAAACATAAAGTTTTACAACATGAAATAAAAAAGATATTTTTAGAAATAAAAAGAGAAAGAATAGATGGTGTTGATTTTAAATGCGATTATTCAATAATAAAAGCTGATACTAATTTTAATAAACTTTATTTAGAGGCTCAAAATAGATTAAAAGATGATGTTGATATTGATACAGAAAATATCATTACAAATAGCATTATAAGTGCTATAAATAAGAACGATTATTGTTTAAAAATACAAAGATTAGAAGGCGATGAAGAGATATATTATTTAAATTATAGGATTAATTCAGATTATCCAGAAAAATTATCTCAAGCAAAATTAGAAGATATAATTATTAAAAATAATTTAGAATTTAATTTTTATAAAAATCTTTTAGAACTTTTATCAAGAGAATATAATTTTGATAATAGAATTATGATTAAAATATCGCCTGATTTTTTAAGAAATTTAAATTTTTTATTTTATTTAGGTGAGTTTTTTATAAAAAGACCACATACAAAAGGCAAAATAATTTTTGAATTTTTTGAAAACGATGTTTATTATGATATGCCAAGATTTGAAGAAATTATAAGAGAATATAGAGATATTAATGTAAGTTTTGCATTAAATAGAATAGGAAGTCCAAGCTCGTTAGAATACTTAAAACGATTGGAATTTGAATTCGGAATCTTTGACATTGAATTTAATAAAAATATTAGAAATGAAAAGTATTTTGTAATTTATGAAAATTTATATCAAATATGTAAAAGTTTAAATATTAAAACAATTATGAGATTTATTGATAATAAATCTTTACTTGATTTGACAAAAGATATTAAATTTGATTATTATCAAGGCTTTTTATTTTATAAGGACAAAAATCTTAAGGAGATGAAATGAAAGAAAAATTAAAATACGGACAAAAAGAAATAAAAAAAATAAAAGGTAAAAAATTAGAGCGTTGGGAAAACAAACAAAAAAATGATTATGTTATAAAAATCACTTTACCTGAGTTTGCATGTCTTTGCCCTAGAAGTGGTTATCCTGATTTTGCAACATTATATTTAGAATATATTCCTAATAAATGGGTTGTAGAATTAAAGGCTATTAAGCTTTATGTTAATTCATTTTATAATAAAAACATAAGCCATGAAGATAGTATAAATAAGATTTACAACACTCTTAAAAAGCGTTTAAAACCAAAATATATTAAATTAGTTGGAGATTTCAATCCTCGTGGTAATGTTCATACGGTGATTGAATGCTGTTCTGATACTGAGATTAAAAAAGAAAAGAAAAAAGATAAAAAGGATAAATAATGATTAGCCCTGAGCTTGTTTTACATATTTTTAAGGCTGCTTCAATTTCAAGATGGAATGATTTTCCTAGAATTTGTAATTTAGTTGAACTTGATAAACAAGCTCATAAGGCAATAATTGCTTATTTTTTAGCAAAAAGTGAAAAAGACATTGATATGAGATTTTTACTTGATGCTATTGTTGTTGAGTTTATTTCTCGTGTAATTGTTACTGATATTCGTCCAGATGTTTTAAATGAAATCAAAAAAACAAAACAAAAAGAATTAGATGAATGGATACAAAAGCAATTTAGTGTAATTAACAAAAACGAAGATTTTTTAAAAATTTTTAATGATTATTATAATGATAAAACCCATGAAAAAGAGAAGTTTATTTTAAAAGCTGCAGGGTATTTATCAACTAGATATGAGTTTTCATTTATATATCCAAATGTTAGTAATTATGAAGAAATTAAGTCTAAATTAGATGAAGAATTAGAAGATTATTTAGATATTTTAGCAGTTCAAAAAATATCACTAAATCAAAAATTAGCTAAGGTTATTGATTTAAGTGGGCGTTTAAGATTTCAAAAGCGTTGGGCTCAAACACCTAGAATTCCAGAAACAAGTGTTTTAGGTCATATGTTAGTTGTTGCAGTTTTAAGTTATTTTTATTGTTTAAATATTAAAGCTTGTGATACTAGATTTATTAATAACTTCTTTTGTGCTTTATTTCACGATTTACCAGAGAGTTTAACAAGAGATATTATCACACCTGTTAAGTATGGAATTGATGGTTTAAGCGAGATTATAAGTGATTATGAACTTAAATTAATTGATGAAAAGATTTTACCTTATGTTCCAAATAATATTAGAAGTGAATTTGCTTATTTGTTAGGAATATATAATGAAGATGGTAAGATTAAAAAAGATGAATTTAAAAATAGAATTAATAAAGATTTTGTTAAATTAATCCAAAATCCAAACGATTATAACGAAGATTGTTTTAATACTATTGATGGAAAAATGCTTAAAGCTTGTGATAAAACAGGAGCATTTTTAGAAGCTATTATTTCTAATTATTATGGCGTTAAATCAAAGGATTTAATGAATGGTTCTTTAAAGATTTTAAATGATTTTAAAGAAAATCCTAAAATTGGTGAAGTTGATTTTTATAAAATGTTAAAAGAGTTTGAAGTATTTTTTATAAACCCAAGCCAAGACACTTGCGGCACACACTCTTAAAAAGTGCTCTGCTATGTTCCCATCCTGAAGCTCTGCTCTTTAAAAGCATTGCACAAGGCTTGACTTGAGAAATGGCATTTTATGATAAAATGATTTAATAGAGGGTAAATGAAACTAGATTTGATTTATATTTTTTTAGCAAATATGAGAATAACTTTTTTAGGTGTTAATAATTCTTTTGATTTTAAAGCAAAATTAATTGCATGCGTTATAGGCGTTGTAAAAGAAGAAAGACAAGATTTAAAAAGAATATTAGAAAAACTAACTAAAGAGATTTATAAAAAAGAATTTAGAAGAAGATTATTTCTAGCTACTATTTATCAATATGTTAAACTTATTAAACAAGATACTTTAGGTGTTGATAAGATTTTAAAAGGTATTAAAAAACTAACTAAACAAAATCCTAAATTAAAAAGAAAAATAAATTTTGTTCAACTTGATAGATTAGTATTAAAAAAATCTATAAAAGAAGGTGAGAGCGAAATTGAAGATTACGCTCAAATTAGGGTTTTAGAATTTTTAAAAAACGAAGTTATTTAATTAGATAATATAAAATAAAAAAAACTAATAGGAAAAAATATGGCTAAATTTATATTTGTAACAGGTGGAGTTTTAAGCTCACTTGGTAAAGGAATTGCAGCTGCTAGTATTGCTAGCTTATTAAAACAAAGCGGACTTAAGGTAAGTATTTTAAAGGCTGACCCATATATTAATATAGATCCAGGAACTATGAGCCCACTTGAGCATGGAGAAGTTTTTGTTACTAAAGATGGTGCAGAAACTGATCTTGATTTAGGACATTATGAAAGATTTTTAGATGAAGATTTAACTCATCTTAATAACTTCACAACAGGTAAAGTTTATCAAAGTGTAATAGAAAAAGAACGCCGTGGAGAATATCTTGGAAAAACTATTCAAGTAATTCCACATATTGTAGGTGAGATTGCTAGTAGAATGGAAGCAGCAGCGGCTGATAAAGATGTATTAGTTGTAGAAATCGGTGGAACGGTAGGAGATATTGAAGGCTTACCATTCCTTGAAGCAATTCGCTCATTAGGACTTAAACACGGAAGATCTAATGTATTTTATGCACATTTAACCTTAGTTCCTTTTATAAAAGTTGCAGGCGAATTAAAAACAAAACCTACTCAACACTCAGTTGGAGAGTTAAGACGCATAGGAATTAGTCCTGATATGATAATTGCTCGTAGTGAAATACCATTAGGCGATGAAATAAAAGAAAAAATCGCAAGAAGTTGTGGTGTAGAAATTGATTGTGTAATAGAAAGCATTGATGCAAAAAGCATATATCAAATTCCACTTAAATTTTTAGAGCAAAATATACTTTTACCTATTGCAAAACATTTAAATCTAAAACTAAAAACTCCTAATTTAAAAGATTATGAAAACTTAGTAGAAAAGATTATAAATCCTAGCAAAAAAACAAAAATCGCATTTGTAGGAAAATATATAGATTTAAAAGAAAGCTATAAATCTTTAACCGAAGCATTAATTCATGCAGGTGCAAATCTTGATACAAAAGTAGAAATTAATTGGATAGATAGCGAAGAAATAAAAGATGAAAATGATTTAGCTGGAAATGATGGAATATTAGTAGCTGGTGGGTTTGGACAGCGTGGAGTTGAAG
Protein-coding regions in this window:
- the dnaN gene encoding DNA polymerase III subunit beta; translated protein: MEILIDKKRLENIALIVSNYVEKKDNTSLNSNILLLASNNELILRASDSEIGIEYKIPDCNIISEGTIFLNAKKLIDILKSLNNDNIKIKKLEKSIKITQNKTNFSLPIANENNFSFLEDENSKTPILISSKELNIGFKMILPAIDNNGISFQFNCCYIDILRDSIVFVGSDSKRIHRYSFIAQNENEQRIIITKKSAQELQKLLNEEVRVYKTNNYLIIENDNFKFFTKLVTIDFLKYVEVMPHKLPTNEVVIKTEEFLNEIKKLSSVCTKCQIEFETGKITFKNNIISDDINETNATSELEANIVVDEKFEINLTNRHIIDFLHLNENEDFTFKFYSSSAPVILESKNFLSLISANKN
- the gyrB gene encoding DNA topoisomerase (ATP-hydrolyzing) subunit B — its product is MQENYAESKIKVLKGLEAVRKRPGMYIGDTNINGLHHMVYEVVDNSIDEAMAGFCNTIDIEITKEGSCIVTDNGRGIPVGLHPTENISTLTVVLTVLHAGGKFDKDTYKVSGGLHGVGVSVVNALSTKLIATVKRDGNTHRQEFSKGIPATELEVIKTTNRTGTSIEFFPDPEIFEVVEFDYDILAKRFRELAYLNPQITINFKDHRSGKSETYHYDGGISQFVSDLNKKEALTNVIAFSDEAEDVIVDIALMYNETYSETLFSFVNNIKTADGGTHEAGFRMGLTKVITNYIEANAAAREKDIKITGEDTKEGLIAIVSVKVPEPQFEGQTKGKLGSSYVRGIVNKITNDALTKFFEENPNDARAIMNKALMAARGREAAKKARELTRKKESISVGTLPGKLADCSSKDPEIREIYLVEGDSAGGSAKQGRNREFQAILPLKGKILNVEKSHLDKILKSDEIKNMITAFGCGIGEDFDIEKLRYHKIIIMTDADVDGSHIQTLILTFFFRFMKELIERGHVYLAQPPLFRYQKGQRKEIYLKDEKALNDYLIETGIENYEFSGIGTNDLKDFLKIVAAYRSILNELKKRFNVIELVRYYVENPDILALNISEIYEKSKQFLEEKGFNILNHYLSEEEVRIYVQTQSGLEEIVVNNDLFYNPYFEEASYIYKKIEERNIFTDKDFLDVLNDVEKNAKKNTNIQRYKGLGEMNPEQLWETTMDPENRRLIQIGVEDFDRASGVFNLFMGDEVEPRREYIQAHAKDVKHLDI
- a CDS encoding EAL domain-containing protein, which translates into the protein MIISKKIERKNRQNAAIKLIMPLLLLVFAFVYLPEFDDTNFKPLDILMVLCFIFLYFYYFVFVIYKSVKHNVIDEKTGTLLQSEFVKYLNNDDFVIFFTISNINELKLRLGFDKSDKLLKKLIDKFYAWDENLIIGRITTADFMILSNAKHKVLQHEIKKIFLEIKRERIDGVDFKCDYSIIKADTNFNKLYLEAQNRLKDDVDIDTENIITNSIISAINKNDYCLKIQRLEGDEEIYYLNYRINSDYPEKLSQAKLEDIIIKNNLEFNFYKNLLELLSREYNFDNRIMIKISPDFLRNLNFLFYLGEFFIKRPHTKGKIIFEFFENDVYYDMPRFEEIIREYRDINVSFALNRIGSPSSLEYLKRLEFEFGIFDIEFNKNIRNEKYFVIYENLYQICKSLNIKTIMRFIDNKSLLDLTKDIKFDYYQGFLFYKDKNLKEMK
- the queF gene encoding preQ(1) synthase — translated: MKEKLKYGQKEIKKIKGKKLERWENKQKNDYVIKITLPEFACLCPRSGYPDFATLYLEYIPNKWVVELKAIKLYVNSFYNKNISHEDSINKIYNTLKKRLKPKYIKLVGDFNPRGNVHTVIECCSDTEIKKEKKKDKKDK
- a CDS encoding HD domain-containing protein; this translates as MISPELVLHIFKAASISRWNDFPRICNLVELDKQAHKAIIAYFLAKSEKDIDMRFLLDAIVVEFISRVIVTDIRPDVLNEIKKTKQKELDEWIQKQFSVINKNEDFLKIFNDYYNDKTHEKEKFILKAAGYLSTRYEFSFIYPNVSNYEEIKSKLDEELEDYLDILAVQKISLNQKLAKVIDLSGRLRFQKRWAQTPRIPETSVLGHMLVVAVLSYFYCLNIKACDTRFINNFFCALFHDLPESLTRDIITPVKYGIDGLSEIISDYELKLIDEKILPYVPNNIRSEFAYLLGIYNEDGKIKKDEFKNRINKDFVKLIQNPNDYNEDCFNTIDGKMLKACDKTGAFLEAIISNYYGVKSKDLMNGSLKILNDFKENPKIGEVDFYKMLKEFEVFFINPSQDTCGTHS
- a CDS encoding CTP synthase; translated protein: MAKFIFVTGGVLSSLGKGIAAASIASLLKQSGLKVSILKADPYINIDPGTMSPLEHGEVFVTKDGAETDLDLGHYERFLDEDLTHLNNFTTGKVYQSVIEKERRGEYLGKTIQVIPHIVGEIASRMEAAAADKDVLVVEIGGTVGDIEGLPFLEAIRSLGLKHGRSNVFYAHLTLVPFIKVAGELKTKPTQHSVGELRRIGISPDMIIARSEIPLGDEIKEKIARSCGVEIDCVIESIDAKSIYQIPLKFLEQNILLPIAKHLNLKLKTPNLKDYENLVEKIINPSKKTKIAFVGKYIDLKESYKSLTEALIHAGANLDTKVEINWIDSEEIKDENDLAGNDGILVAGGFGQRGVEGKIKAIKYARENNIPFLGICLGMQLSLIEFARNVLKLEDANSTEFDENTKNPIIYLIDEFINQSGSKEIRTIKTPLGGTLRLGEYVCNIKEGSLLNKLYNSNKAYERHRHRYEANSKYRKLYEENGLCISGESNGLIEAIENTNNDFFVAVQYHPEFTSRLTKANPVILGFIKQCLN